The proteins below come from a single Lasioglossum baleicum chromosome 20, iyLasBale1, whole genome shotgun sequence genomic window:
- the Ccz1 gene encoding vacuolar fusion protein CCZ1 has protein sequence MSLKIHNSDILDVFQGLQFLPLDKITFLRVQCFMNLIEAMFSQVKYTAFLYNDQVVWSGLDPEDMQVVYNYLVGTLLQAHLEKELHGGSMPRNSPSPFTSSHYGKFVTGPSNINEPNLIGKSPTVFINYSTKPISLYLVVYRALSATICLFVDSKTSLLIDFFKSLDSFLGPQLTTLVSSVAEQCAKHVVVTPESCTKYLYFNKLNLAYKSTIHLDNRRCSNVLTTPEVLRVITDIYNDTNKLKEAGEIVIKTMSGYWVVGKLSNLREFFVVIQQKSANFIEIEEEVKRLCDKQLKSIFFH, from the exons ATGTCCTTGAAAATACATAACAGCGACATTCTAGATGTATTCCAAGGTCTACAATTTTTACCTCTTGATAAGATAACATTTTTACGGGTGCAATGTTTTATGAATCTTATAGAAGCTATGTTCTCACAAGTGAAGTACACAGCATTCCTGTACAATGATCAAGTTGTCTG GAGTGGCTTGGACCCTGAAGATATGCAAGTGGTCTATAATTATTTAGTAGGGACACTTTTGCAGGCTCATCTTGAAAAAGAATTGCATGGTGGTTCGATGCCTAGAAATTCCCCTTCACCATTCACTAGTTCACACTATGGAAA GTTCGTTACCGGTCCATCTAATATCAACGAACCAAATTTAATTGGAAAATCACCGACAGTGTTTATAAATTATTCGACGAAACCAATCTCTTTGTATTTGGTAGTTTATCGAGCATTGAGTGCGACGATATGTCTTTTCGTAGATA GTAAAACTAGTTTGTTGATAGATTTCTTTAAAAGTCTCGACAGTTTTCTTGGTCCACAATTAACTACTCTCGTTAGCTCAGTTGCGGAACAATGTGCTAAACACGTAGTAGTCACACCAGAGTCTTGTACAAAGTACCTGTATTTTAACAAACTTAATTTAGCGTATAAAAGCACGATACATCTGGATAACAGACGATGTTCTAACGTACTCACAACACCTGAAGTATTGAGGGTTATCACTGATATATACAATGACACGAATAA ACTGAAAGAAGCTGgtgaaattgtaataaaaaccATGAGCGGTTATTGGGTTGTAGGCAAACTATCGAACTTGAGGGAATTCTTTGTAGTTATTCAGCAAAAGAGTGCAAATTTCATTGAGATAGAAG AGGAGGTGAAAAGACTGTGCGACAAACAACTGAAAAGTATATTTTTCCATTAA
- the Der-2 gene encoding derlin 2: MAYQTFREEYMQMPVVTRAYTTACVITTLAVQLDLVSPFRLYFNPTLIIEQYQVWRLITTFLFFGNLGFNFFFNMVFTYRYCRMLEEGSFRSRTADFVMMFIFGGICMIVFAFFVNLLFLGHAFTIMLVYVWSRRNPFVRLNFFGLINFQAPYLPCVLLGFTVILGNTIWVDLVGMAVGHMYYFAEDVFPRLRGGFRVLKTPQILKTLFDAHPEDPDYTPPPEDRPERFNWGQEANVQ; the protein is encoded by the exons ATGGCCTATCAAACGTTTCGGGAAGAGTACATGCAAATGCCTGTGGTGACACGAGCTTATACAACAGCTTGTGTCATCACGACTCTCGCAGTG CAACTAGACTTGGTATCCCCGTTTCGACTATATTTTAATCCTACGCTGATAATAGAACAATATCAG GTATGGAGATTAATAACAACGTTTCTGTTCTTCGGGAACTTGGGTTTCAATTTCTTCTTCAACATGGTATTTACGTACCGGTATTGTCGGATGCTGGAGGAAGGCTCGTTTCGCAGCAGAACAGCAGACTTTGTGATGATGTTCATTTTCGGCGGCATATGCATGATT GTGTTTGCATTTttcgttaatttattgtttctgGGTCATGCCTTCACGATTATGTTGGTCTACGTGTGGTCGAGACGAAATCCGTTTGTCAGGCTCAACTTTTTTGGACTGATAAACTTTCAA GCTCCATATTTGCCTTGCGTGCTCCTCGGGTTCACCGTAATTCTTGGCAATACAATATGGGTAGATCTAGTTGGAATGGCTGTAGGacacatgtattattttgcaGAAGATGTATTTCCACGTTTAAGAGGAGGTTTCCGAGTTCTTAAAACTCCACAAATACT TAAGACTTTGTTCGACGCACATCCAGAGGATCCAGATTATACACCACCACCTGAAGACCGTCCCGAAAGATTTAATTGGGGACAAGAAGCCAATGTGCAGTga
- the LOC143218968 gene encoding protein phosphatase PTC7 homolog isoform X2, with product MQSIYWTGRLLSRALWNDFSRGRIRKGQFGDDAWFSAKFKAVEVIGVADGVGGWRHYGIDPGEFSSFLMRTCERLVSMGRFTPSEPAGLLARSYYELLENKQPILGSSTACVIVLNKETSSIYAANIGDSGFVVVRKGEVVHRSSEQQHYFNTPFQLSLPPPGHSGLVLSDSPESADTSSFGVEDGDVILLATDGVFDNVPDQLLITEMRKVQGERDPTKIQGVANTIAWMARSLAFDGAFMSPFAQSARENGIDTIGGKPDDITVLLATVAI from the exons ATGCAGTCCATTTATTGGACCGGGAGGCTGCTGTCTCGGGCGTTATGGAACG ACTTCTCGCGGGGACGTATACGCAAGGGTCAGTTCGGTGACGACGCTTGGTTCAGTGCCAAATTCAAGGCTGTCGAAGTAATAG GTGTAGCTGACGGCGTAGGGGGATGGAGGCATTACGGAATCGATCCAGGAGagttttctagctttttaatgAGAACTTGCGAAAGACTAGTTTCCATGGGCAGGTTCACACCTTCAGAACCAGCTGGTTTATTAGCACGTAGTTACTATGAATTACTAGAAAATAAACAACCCATATTAG GTAGCAGCACTGCTTGCGTTATAGTTCTTAATAAAGAGACGAGCAGCATTTACGCGGCCAATATCGGCGACAGCGGTTTCGTAGTTGTAAGGAAAGGGGAAGTAGTTCATCGTTCTTCCGAACAACAACACTACTTTAATACTCCGTTTCAATTGTCTCTTCCACCTCCAGGACATTCTGGTCTGGTACTTAGCGACAG TCCAGAGTCTGCGGATACATCGAGTTTTGGGGTCGAAGACGGCGATGTAATTCTGCTGGCCACCGACGGGGTCTTTGACAATGTGCCTGACCAACTGCTTATCACGGAGATGCGTAAAGTTCAAGGGGAAAGAGATCCTACCAAAATACAAGGTGTAGCCAATACAATAGCTTGGATGGCTCGTAGCTTAGCTTTCGACGGCGCATTTATGTCTCCATTCGCCCAAAGTGCTAGAGAGAATGGAATTGACACTATAG GTGGTAAGCCAGACGACATTACAGTGCTTTTAGCAACGGTggcaatataa
- the LOC143218968 gene encoding protein phosphatase PTC7 homolog isoform X1, which translates to MQSIYWTGRLLSRALWNGISNYTACADPNVNKRHEASFISAVCGFPKDFSRGRIRKGQFGDDAWFSAKFKAVEVIGVADGVGGWRHYGIDPGEFSSFLMRTCERLVSMGRFTPSEPAGLLARSYYELLENKQPILGSSTACVIVLNKETSSIYAANIGDSGFVVVRKGEVVHRSSEQQHYFNTPFQLSLPPPGHSGLVLSDSPESADTSSFGVEDGDVILLATDGVFDNVPDQLLITEMRKVQGERDPTKIQGVANTIAWMARSLAFDGAFMSPFAQSARENGIDTIGGKPDDITVLLATVAI; encoded by the exons ATGCAGTCCATTTATTGGACCGGGAGGCTGCTGTCTCGGGCGTTATGGAACGGTATATCAAATTATACAGCTTGCGCTGACCCTAACGTGAACAAACGTCACGAGGCATCATTTATATCAGCGGTATGTGGTTTTCCCAAAGACTTCTCGCGGGGACGTATACGCAAGGGTCAGTTCGGTGACGACGCTTGGTTCAGTGCCAAATTCAAGGCTGTCGAAGTAATAG GTGTAGCTGACGGCGTAGGGGGATGGAGGCATTACGGAATCGATCCAGGAGagttttctagctttttaatgAGAACTTGCGAAAGACTAGTTTCCATGGGCAGGTTCACACCTTCAGAACCAGCTGGTTTATTAGCACGTAGTTACTATGAATTACTAGAAAATAAACAACCCATATTAG GTAGCAGCACTGCTTGCGTTATAGTTCTTAATAAAGAGACGAGCAGCATTTACGCGGCCAATATCGGCGACAGCGGTTTCGTAGTTGTAAGGAAAGGGGAAGTAGTTCATCGTTCTTCCGAACAACAACACTACTTTAATACTCCGTTTCAATTGTCTCTTCCACCTCCAGGACATTCTGGTCTGGTACTTAGCGACAG TCCAGAGTCTGCGGATACATCGAGTTTTGGGGTCGAAGACGGCGATGTAATTCTGCTGGCCACCGACGGGGTCTTTGACAATGTGCCTGACCAACTGCTTATCACGGAGATGCGTAAAGTTCAAGGGGAAAGAGATCCTACCAAAATACAAGGTGTAGCCAATACAATAGCTTGGATGGCTCGTAGCTTAGCTTTCGACGGCGCATTTATGTCTCCATTCGCCCAAAGTGCTAGAGAGAATGGAATTGACACTATAG GTGGTAAGCCAGACGACATTACAGTGCTTTTAGCAACGGTggcaatataa